The genome window ctttttaaaaatcaaaaactgttacttatgaaagcagaagaatataaatgatcgtattagattcataataattgttacatatttgccgtaacctatatttaaaatgtgtttttcaattaaaagacacatccaagattgtttaccttatttctaatgctaaaagaaTCGAACTATAGTTTAGCAACCagcaaagtatttttttattgttcaatAAACTATCATCGATTATTTTCCGATCGATTCTAATTACAATCGAAATAATTACTATCAAAGTCGTGCATCGTGTCGATATTCTGGAGTACAacactatttattattttttaaatactgtcCATGTCTTTGATGTCTTTGACAATAATATTTTCGGCCTAGGTTAGAATTATATGGTGAAacttttgtaacattttatAATCAATGAAATTAAGCATTTAATCCgtatttatactttatttaaaatataaagtcGTTTAGTAAATTTTGCTCTAGAATGTTGCCATAAATCTTAATCTGCAATCTGCAAGAATGGaaactaaagcccttgctacacggtcgccgacaagccttctaaccgtctgtccttggtctgaccttggtcagttttggtcaaattttgttggaaacaactgtctacacggtccgtccagaccaaggccacgcggtctgaggggcttgtcggcgaccgtgtagcaagggcttatgtatagtaaattaaaaaaaaagaataaaagatACAGGGCTGCCAGATTgtagaattggatacgaaattcgtataatGGATTTTTTGTTTGTATCTATTAAGTATAGGTGGTCAATCGgtataattggatacgaaaaaaaacaccgatgtcaaactactgacattacttcaaaaaacagtgtgtcaatactgttataaaatttaatggAACCGTACGTCAACCTCAGGGCTATACTTAATTGCAAAAATCGAAGATCGCATATTGAGGGCGTCCCTCTCTGTCGCTCTTATTACGCctacattggagtaaaagagaaagatccccgcaatttgcgaatttcggtcttCGCGGTAAGACcctagtttttaaaatatcgatttaatattaatcgattgttttttaattgtgttctCGTATAATGCAATCGAGTGTTCTGGTATAATTGCAGGCCCTGGCTCGTATAATCAAAATTTATGTACTGGCAGCCCTGAAAAGATATGCTCGGAGGGTTTGCGACGGCTTCGagcgtttttttgtaaaatagtgAATTAGTGGTTAATTTCCTTTATTATTCACTTTTAACGTTCCTTTAGCTAGTAACAATTAATAGGAGTGTGAAAATACATTCAAATTAAGAGTCGCTTGGGCTTGATCTGCAACATATCGATTCGGCGTATATACCATACAAAGCTAGGTTATAATTAGATTTTCGGCATTTCCCACTAGTGTTCATTTGAAATGGAAAGCATGGATGTCGCTCAAGAAGGTACCTCGGCAGCGTCTACGCCCGTCGTGGAAAACGGTAAGTACCCTGTTGCGATCACCATGCTTCTTTTTAGTACTTGTAGCAAAAACGTGTTTCTTTGTCGAGTACCAAGTACATACAATGTTTCTTTTTAGGGCCCGACAAGAATGTTACGGCGGAGGAAATGACTTCAAGAGACTACTATTTCGACTCGTATGCCCATTTCGGTATTCACGAGGAGATGTTAAAGGACGAAGTTCGCACACTCACGTATAGGAATGCTATGTACCACAATAAACACTTATTTAAGGGAAAAGTAAGTTAAAACTGTTGAATTACTTTCTGTCTATGCAAGCCGTCTTAGCAGCTGTAGGAGCTTAGTACACTTACTGTACTTACTCACTTTATTGGTGATGCTTGTGTTCCCTAACCTTAAAACAAGAATAAAGATCAAGTTTTTTTGACAATAACTACAATAAGTAtactacataaatatacatatttacttaagtCTTAAAATTCTATAAAGAAAATGAACATTTGAATTGCTGTTTCTCCATTCTAAGTCCATGTTATTTGGGTTTGTGACGGGGTGCTTTcggttcagagggcctaccgctaaCCATTTTCGgcatgttgcctccctgtcacacttatgtacgaatttacaagtgcgacagagaggcaacacgtctaaCGTGGTTTGCAGTAGGCCCTCTTGCAAACTTGTCACAgaactttttttgccatacaaaTTCAGTCCCCGGAGATTTCCCTGCTTGTGACTGATGGATATATTTTACTTAGACTGTAAGGAATGAGAATGAGATATATTTTACTTATCACAAAATATGGTGGGGATAGCCACTGACATCAGGATAGAGTAAAAGAGCTTAAAGCACTATCTGTTATATTGACGCATAAGCAATATCACAaatattcattttcatttacTGAGGATTAGTACAGTTAACACTTCAATGTTCAATTGTATTAGCCATTTCACCTGTGACATAACAAAAATATGAGACAGACTACCTGACTACTTgtgtgtccatgcaattttgcagttcACTGTACATTAGTTGGCATAAGGTTATATATCGCTGCACTGCTGCATTCAAACTAAGGCTACTTCCCCTTCGGGTTAtttccactagttaccaccaagttgttaccactggTACCTAACTACTGGTAATTTtattcccaccttttaccactggtaactactgggaattagtTTTCCCGTTAATTACcactggtaaaaggtgggattttttttccccagtagttaccaccaaaattttgttagagttcccagtagttaccactggtaacaacttggtggtaagtaaagtctattttttaattcggtagactgaaatgacagttaatagtatgaaatgacatttcatgttcatactattaactgtcatttcagtctaccgaattaaaaaatagactttagtgggaataaccctctacttccattttgtttttttggTTGGAAGAGTCAATTAAGAGaatctttatttaaaaatctgaattccAGGTAGTGTTAGACATAGGCTGCGGCACGGGCATCCTCTCGATGTTCGCTGCCAAGgctggagcggccaaggtgatcGCGGTGGAGTGCTCCAACATCGTGGACTACGCGCGCAAGATCGTCGAGGCCAATCGGCTCGATGACGTCATCGAGATCATCAAGGGCAAGGTCAGTGGTTACTTAAAAAGCTTATGAAGTCTGCTGTCTCCAGTATTAGCAAGACATGAGTagtaattaacatttacttgGCGGTTGTTCACACAATAAGAGATCCATGatttctttattgcacaaaagaaaaacttatcatacaaaaggcggacttaatgccaaaagcattctctaccagtcaaccttaaggcaaattAATTTGTGTCTTTTATTCATGTAGGATTTGCATCTCTACATACTATAAGGAGATACGGATATTGgctaaagtaaagtaaaaggactgtaaagtgtcattcaatagaacttgctaactatgtaaacaaaagttactagtaaattgtcattgggtgtcaattttagtatggcggtttgttacatagttagcaagttctattgaatgacactttagtatgGAGAACTCCGTTTTAGGTAGTGTCACTTGCCAAAACTGAAACCTTCGACAAGATTTCTATGCCGAAActtgccaaaaccgaaatttaAGTTGGACACTTGTTTTAGGCTAATAAACTTTAAACTCCTCAGGTAGAGGAGATTGAGCTGCCCGTTGAGAAAGTGGACATCATCATCTCGGAGTGGATGGGCTACTGCCTGTTCTACGAGAGCATGTTGGACACGGTGCTGTTTGCTCGTGACAAGTGGCTGCAGCCTGATGGCATGCTCTTCCCGGACAGGTTAGcaagaataggctacatgacacattttcatttatggtatcaatcaatcgggtttgtttttaggatcaaatgtctatacgacccattgcattaaagcaatacaaaagtcagaaatgatagtcaaagtccgacagtcgtacttcactcgcgaaacgccccgaacaaatcgctatgtgaacgtgacttgatcgcatcttgaagtatgaacaaaacaagacaatttcatttttgtcggtgaaatattgcgtttatgtatatagttgctatacaatcttttttggataaaatgtgaggaatcgaatggcaTCGTAAGGAAACAGTAAGTaagttatttcgtttttgaaagttaaaaaaatacttttattttgtaactttcaggtgctgtatttttgtattatttccatttttttttatatccacaatattgtgataaattgctcttttgttatctattttactagattttgttataaaattcaacatgtgtcatcatccctatataccagcggtcggcaaccggcggcccgcgggccgcatgcggcccgcgatcctctcacttgcggcccgcgagcctccctggctattttgtatgtaatattgacaaacgacaatgtctgataaagtcataaatattaacaaagtgcggcccgcgtcaacttctttagctactatgtggcccttggctgctaaaaggttgccgaccgctgctataCATTGTCCTGTTTGgaccctgaaaaaaaaaagggtaCTCTTCAAATATTATTGGTTATCTATACCAATTTCAAAGCACTATTAAATTTGATGAAGTGATGATGCATGTATTTACGAGTACACTTGATGGTTAACTTTCTTTATTAAAGTTGTCAAGCTACTCATGCTCAAAAAAATGATTTATGTAATAATGTGAAACTAATCTTCACCGCTACAAACTCTGTCATGAGATGTACTTGGTCATAAATTCTTGGTTAAACAGTTTTGTGATATtgattttattacttttgtCCTTTTACGAAACCTGACTTTTCAAGTGGGCAACTAGGCCTTTTTGTGAATGCCTATTTTTACACCTCAGATGACATTTGTGGTAGTGTATCccctcttcttcctcgcgttgtcccggcattttttgccatggctcatgagagcctggggtctgcttggtaactaatcccaggaattggcgtaggcactagtttttacgaaagcgactgccatctgaccttccaacccagagggtaaactaggccttattgggattagtccggtttcctcacgatgttttccttcaccgaaaagcgactggtaaatatcaaatgatatttcgtacataagttccgaaaaactcattggtacgagccggggtttgaacccgcgacctccggattgcaagtcgcacgctcttaccgctaggccaccagcgcttccttggtagtgtatgtaggtatattaaaggcATCGTTTGTTCAGGTGCACCCTATTCATCTGCGGCATCGAGGACCGGCAGTACAAGGACGAGAAAATCAACTGGTGGGACGATGTGTACGGTTTCGACATGTCGTCCATCCGCAAGGTGGCCATCTCGGAGCCGCTGGTCGACGTGGTTGATGCCAAACAGGTCAGAACATAAACTAATCACTGCGAATCTTATGTCATTTCACTTCTTTCCCCTTTCATTCTGATATAGAAAGTTAgtgaagcggtggtggccgagtgggtatgacgtccgactttcaatccggaggtcgcgggttcaaatcctggctcgtaccaatgagtttgtcggaacttatgtacgaaatatcatttgatatttaccactagcttttcggtgaaggaaaacatcgtgaggaaacctgcatacatctgcgaagaaattcaaaggtgtatgtgaagtccccaatccgcattgggctagcgtggggactatagcccgagccctctcgcgcatgagaggaggcctgtgcccagcagtgggacgtatataggttcaatttattattattattattattattttatagaaagTTATAGCTTCTACCGCCATTGTGACGCCATTGTCACAATAAAATGATACAAAGAGCAATCATATTCATAACATTCATGATTCATAACTCAAGAATAGTGATAGGTTAGTAACATGATATGAAGCatacatataatttttgaaatgtGTTACAGGTAGTCACGAATTCGTGTCTGCTGAAAGAAATAGATCTTTACACGGTCAAGAAAGAAGATCTCAACTTCGAATCTAAATTCCATCtgcaagtaagtacctaacgtTAAGTCTGGATACTGCTTTCTActtcttaacacattcagtgccgaaaacccgactatcgggtattttatattatctttCCCAGGCCGGACAACCCGATAGttgggatcgtggtactacagctttatatgacgaaattttagtggcttggcgcggatgtcttgtttggctgggtggcaatgaatgtgttaaaaacagTATCTAAAGCATACAAATGTTTTACGAAATTTGTTCGAATTTGCCTAGTACATAGTCTAGTCAATAATGCGGGAGCTAAAGCCATGTTGTATTTAGGTATCTGATGTGCATTAGCCGTTTATGTCAAGGGAATGTTCCTAGTGGCTATATAGGAGATTATGCGCCGCGACGCTCTGCAGAGTACGCGGCCGCCACAGCCTCCTGAGCGTCGTTGCGGGGACGTGGGACAGTGGCCTAGTCAGGCcttggtctgaaataaatgcattttttcttttttgaagtgaaaacttctttagcggcgctgtgcactttttgaggtggggaaaaaatgttaaactcgagacagcgtaagacggtcacgtgatcgtaagacggacacgcgacctgatcgaaaaactgttacatgtaatgtcattgagtttttccttattgatttaaatgccatctagtgagtttcgctctaactggtattaatataactcgagtactaacagtgatgtgcttaggggtttcaagtaattaacgctaacgttagcgttaacctcaattatacatagtgcatattgcactagtcattgagttttcacttctgccgacacttcctgagtgcaacccgttgttttttttaatgccaatattagtcattttagtcatttagtcatttattcaatattgcattgtcatgtacataataaggtgttacaatttaagaggccagctcatgacaccctgtaagggcacacaatagtaggtacttatatttacagttatataggactttatacgattctatcaggttatataatataatcatttaaagttaccaattatttaataaaatagcatctacatagtcacataaattaattcaggattataatgtcaataaataaattggaatattaaatagttaatggaatttattatcgaacgagcgagcgaagcgaagcgaagttcttacattcgacttgggacacgcggctggctaggggcacgtcccggcatttcgatgtttttaagctgaactatcagaggatagtttgatacacaataacttaagtaaatttgttctaatttaaatgaaattgggtaaacgtgtagttgagggcattatattttagtcattaaattatgagcaggctcgatcaaggggttattgagctagaagagcttagaaggctaaaagCAATTtgagaggggtcttgctattctggtcatcttttttgcaagaaagtatggtcgagtttggtatcaaatgagagtgctcgacttacacattttttttattttattatccagttttaaaatacagttctatgcgaaacgcgagttctcagttcggggcgaactactagtttattACAATGTGTGTGTTGCCAGGTCCGCCGCAACGACTTTATCCAGGCGCTGGTGACGTTCTTCAACGTGGAGTTCACGAAGTCGCACAAGCGGCTCGGGTTCAGCACGGCGCCCGAGGCGCCCTACACTCACTGGAAGCAGACCGTCTTCTACTTCGATGAGTATATGACTGTAAGTACTCGGTGACACGCTTTCTGAACAGTGATAGatcttattttacaaattaaaatattttctgaaaataatttaatttgttctaatacattgattggcagcgccatctctctcgctaactcggtatcacctgagatgatccagttagaaaggtcgaagcatactgttctaccttagaggtggccagggggcgccataagccttcagtaagaagtgcatatacttggaaaaattcgacctatgccgctgtggcccggtggccgaatggctcaggcacctgccgcgatagcagaggacgctggttcgattccagcctggggcactggaggccttggtcacttttcttagtatatgacatttattcaaagtttattcAAAGATCTTATTTTGCCGTAATACGGTGTAAACTAGTACGGAGGGTAGCTTGCTTTCGCTATACCTTGCACATCCATACAAGTACtcgtaaaaatatatctatATGTATAGCGATGTACAGATCCTATGTAAAAgtaagcaataaataaatattgatattgattATTTAGGTGTACGAATAGATAATTTACTGTGTTGACGATGGTAGTGATTATTGACTGTACTTATTAATCTATAGGTACTATAGATTTTTATAGACTGAAATTGTATGGAAGCAGAAATGGTGAAAAAAATGGTGCACTTCGCACCAGTcttttgtattattatatatattgtatttcACAAACTTTCAGCTATTCCAGCTTTATTGTACGATTTTTGCACTTAGAAATATATCGCTTATAAATAACGTTCGGATAGGTAAGGTTGTGTAGGTAAATTTtcgtttttcaaaattagttTACAGTAAAAAGAAATTTAACTGTTTTTAAGGTTTCTCTGGATTTTTTAGACTTTGATCCGAATTTCTACTTctttagagcggtttcgcactacgtccgatgcgaatccgatccgaatccgtgaaaatatggtccgaagcagccgtagaactatttctatggtgatttacgcactccgtcatccgatttcggaaagaaatcagacggatctagtgcgtaatttaccatagaaatagttctacggctagtTCGGAccgtattttcacggattcggatcggacgccAGCTCCTGacgacacttctcggtacgaagtgaaacatgtcgagcgtttttcgacttaaaatacgtgagtgacccgtttttaatatatttactatgattcggatcggattcggatcggacgtggtgcgaaaccgctcttctaaactaaactaatataaaaactaaataaattatacctgCCTGTTAAAAATAGGATAAATTGACAGTATAATTTCCCCGTCCAGGTAAAGAAGCAGGAAGAGATAACGGGCACGTTCTCGATGCGGCAGAACGCGCGCAACAACCGGGACCTCGACTTCGAGATCGAGATCGACTTCAAGGGCGAGCTGTGCCAGGTGCAGGAGAAAAACCACTACAGGATGCGCTGAGCTGAGCTGACCCAGTGAGTGTAGCTTTGGTTATTacgttttaagagccaacaggagctgagatttaaatattttaggtaaatatacccgtctcgctaacggaagcggctcctaaaactagtgcgataaggacaaggcgaaaaatcctgcgtaaaaatctcaaaaatcgaggtttcttactcgactgtttcctccttaaCTTAACcgatcgtaaccaaatttgaaaatctaaatgattatgacattatctgtgtcggaccgttttgcttttttggctaattgatataagttttgaatagcgcgcctctcattgcggcatagtcaattaggccattttggccatttttgaagggctctagcgccttaaaaaacaaaaatatcaaaaaaagcaaaacggtccgatacagatattgacaatattaatctgtgttgaaaaaatcattgctctagcttcaaaacccacggaggaaacagtcgagtacgtttgtatggagaaattaccactcctgttggctcttaaggctcatttagacgatacgagaactcgcatgcaagtttcattacattgcggtttttcatcggtcggttgaattcaacgtacctaacctaaccaacagtccgcaatgtaactaaaatcgcatgcgagttcgcgcgccgtctaaatcagcccttatgaTTTTGTGTATTATGGCTGCATTCAAGCGTTGAAGTCGAATATATGGCCAATATGTTATTCTGTAGTTAGACGATAGCCAGTGTACGGTAGTTCTGATCAAGCTTAACCTTCTGG of Cydia amplana chromosome 17, ilCydAmpl1.1, whole genome shotgun sequence contains these proteins:
- the LOC134655717 gene encoding protein arginine N-methyltransferase 1; protein product: MESMDVAQEGTSAASTPVVENGPDKNVTAEEMTSRDYYFDSYAHFGIHEEMLKDEVRTLTYRNAMYHNKHLFKGKVVLDIGCGTGILSMFAAKAGAAKVIAVECSNIVDYARKIVEANRLDDVIEIIKGKVEEIELPVEKVDIIISEWMGYCLFYESMLDTVLFARDKWLQPDGMLFPDRCTLFICGIEDRQYKDEKINWWDDVYGFDMSSIRKVAISEPLVDVVDAKQVVTNSCLLKEIDLYTVKKEDLNFESKFHLQVRRNDFIQALVTFFNVEFTKSHKRLGFSTAPEAPYTHWKQTVFYFDEYMTVKKQEEITGTFSMRQNARNNRDLDFEIEIDFKGELCQVQEKNHYRMR